One Streptomyces sp. V4I8 genomic window carries:
- a CDS encoding DegT/DnrJ/EryC1/StrS family aminotransferase, with the protein MLRAAGVGVGDEVVVPAFGSVEVAEAVVLAGALPVFADIDPLTYCLDAVAVEAVVTPRTAAVVAVHRFGRSADIAGLHEIGQRHGLLVLEQGESEVPYDEIAQRRQRASYLDAKLKGVRTPDGGDGHTYQQYVVRVPGNGRPDRDAFARAVRTRGVECRVPVKTPVHRLPEYRRSVSLPETERAADETLALPVDAALTKRDMQRIVSACNALGGLLQPAF; encoded by the coding sequence ATGCTCAGGGCCGCCGGCGTCGGAGTCGGTGACGAGGTTGTCGTACCGGCCTTCGGGAGCGTCGAAGTCGCCGAGGCCGTGGTCCTGGCCGGCGCGCTGCCGGTGTTCGCCGACATAGATCCGCTGACGTACTGCCTGGACGCCGTCGCCGTGGAGGCGGTGGTGACCCCGCGGACGGCGGCCGTTGTCGCCGTCCATCGATTTGGCCGGTCGGCCGATATCGCGGGATTGCACGAGATCGGACAGCGGCACGGGCTGTTGGTGTTGGAGCAAGGTGAGTCCGAGGTGCCGTACGACGAGATCGCTCAGCGCAGGCAGCGGGCTTCGTATCTGGATGCGAAGTTGAAGGGTGTGCGGACGCCCGACGGTGGTGACGGGCACACTTACCAGCAATATGTCGTGAGGGTGCCGGGGAATGGGCGGCCGGATCGCGATGCCTTCGCTCGGGCCGTGCGAACCAGGGGAGTTGAGTGCCGGGTGCCGGTGAAGACGCCCGTGCACAGGCTGCCGGAGTACCGTCGGTCTGTGTCCTTGCCGGAGACCGAACGGGCCGCTGATGAAACGTTGGCTCTGCCCGTTGACGCCGCTCTGACCAAGCGGGACATGCAGCGGATAGTGTCGGCCTGCAATGCGCTCGGAGGGCTGCTCCAGCCCGCCTTCTGA
- the dapA gene encoding 4-hydroxy-tetrahydrodipicolinate synthase, protein MAPTSTPQTPFGRVLTAMITPFTADGALDLDGAQRLATHLVDAGNDGLIINGTTGESPTTSDAEKSDLVRAVLEAVGDRAHVVAGVGTNDTRHSLELARAAEQIGAHGLLVVTPYYNKPPQEGLYRHFKAIADATELPVMLYDIPGRSGVPINTETIVRLAEHPRIVANKDAKGDLGRASWAIARSGLAWYSGDDMLNLPLLSVGAVGFVSVVGHVVTPDLRALVEAYISGDVQKATEIHQKLLPVYTGMFRTQGVMTTKAALGLQGLPAGPLRAPMAECSPEEIEQLKIDLAAGGVQL, encoded by the coding sequence ATGGCTCCGACCTCCACTCCGCAGACCCCCTTCGGGCGGGTCCTCACCGCCATGATCACGCCCTTCACGGCGGACGGCGCACTTGATCTCGACGGCGCGCAGCGGCTCGCCACGCACCTGGTGGACGCAGGCAACGACGGCCTGATCATCAACGGCACCACCGGCGAGTCCCCCACCACCAGCGATGCGGAGAAATCGGACCTGGTGCGGGCGGTACTGGAGGCCGTCGGCGACCGAGCCCACGTGGTGGCCGGGGTCGGCACCAACGACACCCGCCACAGCCTGGAGCTCGCCCGCGCGGCCGAGCAGATCGGCGCACACGGCCTCCTGGTCGTCACGCCGTACTACAACAAGCCCCCGCAGGAAGGCCTGTACCGGCACTTCAAGGCCATCGCCGACGCCACCGAGCTGCCGGTCATGCTGTACGACATCCCCGGCCGCAGCGGCGTCCCGATCAACACCGAGACGATCGTCCGCCTCGCCGAGCACCCTCGCATCGTCGCCAACAAGGACGCCAAGGGCGACCTCGGCCGCGCCAGCTGGGCCATCGCCCGCTCCGGCCTCGCCTGGTACTCCGGCGACGACATGCTCAACCTGCCGCTGCTCTCCGTGGGCGCGGTCGGCTTCGTCTCGGTCGTCGGCCACGTGGTCACCCCCGACCTGCGCGCGCTCGTCGAGGCGTACATCTCCGGCGACGTCCAGAAGGCCACGGAGATCCACCAGAAGCTGCTGCCGGTCTACACCGGCATGTTCCGCACCCAGGGCGTCATGACCACCAAGGCCGCGCTCGGCCTCCAGGGCCTGCCCGCAGGACCGCTGCGCGCACCCATGGCCGAGTGCTCGCCCGAGGAGATCGAGCAGCTCAAGATCGATCTTGCCGCAGGCGGGGTACAGCTCTAA
- a CDS encoding ribonuclease J, protein MSHPHPELSAPPPLPEGGLRVTPLGGLGEIGRNMTVFEYGGRLLIVDCGVLFPEEEQPGIDLILPDFSSIRDRLDDIEGIVLTHGHEDHIGGVPFLLREKPDIPLIGSKLTLALIEAKLQEHRIRPYTLEVAEGNRERIGPFDCEFVAVNHSIPDALAVAIRTPAGMVVHTGDFKMDQLPLDNRLTDLHAFARLSEEGIDLLLSDSTNAEVPGFTPHERDISNVLRQVFAGARKRVIVASFASHVHRIQQILDAAHEYGRRVAFVGRSMVRNMGIARDLGYLKVPPGLVVDVKTLDDLPDSEVVLVCTGSQGEPMAALSRMANRDHQIRIVQGDTVILASSLIPGNENAVYRVINGLTRWGANVVHKGNAKVHVSGHASAGELLYFYNICRPKNLMPVHGEWRHLRANAELGALTGVPHDRIVIAEDGVAVDLIEGKAKISGKVQAGYVYVDGLSVGDVGEPALKDRKILGDEGIISVFVVVDSSTGKITGGPHIQARGSGIEDSAFGDVVPRITEVLERSAQDGVVEPHQLQQLVRRTLGKWVSDTYRRRPMILPVVVEV, encoded by the coding sequence TTGAGTCATCCGCATCCTGAACTCAGCGCGCCCCCGCCGCTCCCCGAAGGCGGCCTGCGAGTCACCCCGCTCGGCGGCCTCGGCGAAATCGGCCGAAACATGACGGTCTTCGAGTACGGCGGCCGCCTGTTGATCGTCGACTGCGGAGTGCTCTTCCCCGAGGAGGAGCAGCCCGGAATCGACCTGATCCTGCCGGACTTCTCGTCCATCCGGGACCGCCTCGACGACATCGAGGGCATCGTCCTCACCCATGGCCACGAGGACCACATCGGCGGCGTCCCCTTCCTCCTCCGCGAGAAGCCGGACATCCCGCTGATCGGCTCCAAGCTGACCCTGGCGCTCATCGAGGCCAAGCTCCAGGAGCACCGCATCCGCCCGTACACCCTCGAGGTGGCGGAGGGTAACCGCGAGCGCATCGGCCCCTTCGACTGCGAGTTCGTCGCGGTCAACCACTCCATCCCGGACGCCCTGGCGGTCGCGATCCGCACCCCCGCCGGCATGGTGGTCCACACGGGCGACTTCAAGATGGACCAGCTCCCGCTGGACAACCGTCTGACGGATCTCCACGCCTTCGCGCGGCTGAGCGAGGAAGGCATCGACCTCCTCCTCTCCGACTCCACGAACGCGGAGGTCCCGGGCTTCACCCCGCACGAGCGCGACATCTCCAACGTCCTGCGCCAGGTCTTCGCGGGCGCCCGCAAGCGCGTGATCGTGGCGAGCTTCGCCAGCCACGTCCACCGCATCCAGCAGATCCTGGACGCGGCCCACGAGTACGGCCGCCGGGTCGCCTTCGTCGGCCGCTCGATGGTCCGCAACATGGGCATCGCGCGCGACCTCGGCTACCTGAAGGTCCCACCCGGCCTGGTGGTGGACGTCAAGACACTGGACGACCTCCCGGACAGCGAAGTGGTCCTGGTCTGCACGGGCTCCCAGGGCGAGCCGATGGCTGCCCTGTCCCGCATGGCCAACCGGGACCACCAGATCCGCATCGTCCAGGGCGACACGGTGATCCTCGCGTCCTCGCTCATCCCGGGCAACGAGAACGCGGTGTACCGCGTCATCAACGGCCTGACCCGCTGGGGCGCGAACGTCGTCCACAAGGGCAACGCCAAGGTCCACGTCTCGGGCCACGCGTCCGCGGGTGAGCTGCTGTACTTCTACAACATCTGCCGTCCGAAGAACCTGATGCCGGTGCACGGCGAATGGCGCCACCTGCGCGCCAACGCCGAACTGGGCGCCCTGACCGGCGTCCCGCACGACCGCATCGTCATCGCCGAGGACGGCGTCGCCGTCGACCTCATCGAGGGCAAGGCGAAGATCTCCGGCAAGGTCCAGGCCGGGTACGTGTACGTCGACGGCCTCTCGGTCGGCGACGTCGGCGAGCCGGCGCTGAAGGACCGCAAGATCCTCGGCGACGAGGGCATCATCTCGGTCTTCGTGGTGGTGGACTCCTCCACCGGCAAGATCACGGGCGGCCCGCACATCCAGGCCCGCGGCTCCGGCATCGAGGACTCCGCCTTCGGGGACGTCGTCCCGAGGATCACGGAAGTGCTGGAACGGTCGGCCCAGGACGGTGTGGTCGAACCGCATCAGCTGCAGCAGCTGGTCCGCCGGACCCTCGGCAAGTGGGTCTCGGACACCTATCGCCGTAGGCCGATGATCCTGCCTGTAGTGGTGGAGGTCTGA